A genomic window from Triticum urartu cultivar G1812 chromosome 7, Tu2.1, whole genome shotgun sequence includes:
- the LOC125522835 gene encoding tryptophan decarboxylase 1-like has protein sequence MGSLDTNPMSFSALPNDKAAFEPLNPEDVRAYLHKAVDFISDYYTNVESMHVLPNVKPGYLQDELSASPPTYSAPFDVTMKELRTSVVPGMTHWASPNFFAFFPSTNSAAAIAGDLIASAMNSVGFTWQASPAATEMEVLALDWLAQLLRLPTTFMNRTSNGRGTGGGVILGTTSEAMLVTLVAARDAALRRTGSVGVSDIPRLTVYAADQTHSTFFKACRLAGFDPANIRSISTGPETNYGLDPAKLLEAMQADANAGLVPTYVCVTVGTTSSNAVDPVGAVADIAAMFNAWVHVDAAYAGSACICPEFRHHLDGVERVDSISMSPHKWLLTCLDCTCLYVRDAHRLSDSLETNPEYLKNDATESGEVTDLKDMQVGVGRRFRGLKLWMVMRTYGTAKLQEHIRSDVAMAKMFEDFVRADGRFEVVVPRNFALVCFRIKASGAMTEEDADEVNRVLMENLNKTGKAYLAHTVVGDKFVLRFAVGSSLQEEGHVRSVWDLIKKTTSSIMN, from the coding sequence ATGGGCAGCTTGGACACCAACCCAATGTCCTTCTCCGCCTTGCCCAACGACAAGGCCGCGTTCGAGCCGCTCAATCCCGAAGATGTCCGCGCATACCTTCACAAGGCTGTCGACTTCATCTCCGACTACTACACCAACGTCGAGTCCATGCATGTTCTCCCTAACGTGAAGCCCGGATACCTGCAAGACGAGCTCAGTGCGTCCCCGCCAACCTACTCCGCGCCATTTGATGTCACCATGAAGGAGCTCAGGACCTCCGTCGTCCCCGGCATGACGCACTGGGCTAGCCCAAACTTCTTCGCCTTCTTCCCGTCCACGAACAGCGCCGCTGCCATCGCCGGCGACCTCATCGCCTCTGCCATGAACTCCGTTGGATTCACGTGGCAGGCCTCGCCTGCAGCCACCGAGATGGAGGTTCTCGCTCTCGACTGGCTTGCGCAGCTTTTGCGCCTACCCACTACCTTCATGAACCGCACCAGCAATGGTCGTGGCACTGGTGGTGGCGTCATCCTTGGCACAACAAGCGAGGCAATGCTTGTCACGCTAGTCGCCGCTCGTGATGCAGCGCTGCGCCGAACCGGCTCCGTCGGCGTGTCCGACATCCCACGCTTGACTGTGTATGCTGCCGACCAGACCCACTCCACGTTCTTCAAGGCGTGTCGCCTCGCAGGCTTCGACCCCGCCAACATCCGCTCCATCTCCACGGGGCCGGAAACTAACTACGGGCTCGACCCGGCCAAACTTCTCGAGGCAATGCAAGCTGATGCCAACGCCGGTCTTGTGCCTACATATGTTTGTGTCACGGTGGGCACCACGTCTTCCAACGCCGTCGACCCGGTGGGCGCCGTTGCAGACATTGCCGCCATGTTCAATGCGTGGGTCCACGTCGATGCTGCCTACGCTGGCAGTGCGTGTATCTGCCCGGAGTTTCGCCACCATCTCGACGGCGTTGAGCGCGTGGACTCCATTAGCATGAGTCCGCACAAATGGCTTCTCACATGCCTCGATTGCACCTGCCTTTACGTCCGTGATGCTCATCGGCTAAGCGACTCGTTGGAGACCAACCCGGAGTACCTCAAAAACGACGCTACCGAGTCTGGTGAGGTCACCGATCTTAAGGACATGCAGGTCGGCGTCGGTCGGCGCTTTCGCGGGCTCAAGCTTTGGATGGTCATGCGCACTTACGGTACTGCAAAGCTCCAAGAGCACATCCGTAGTGATGTCGCCATGGCCAAGATGTTTGAAGATTTTGTTCGTGCTGACGGTAGGTTCGAGGTGGTCGTGCCGAGAAACTTTGCTCTTGTGTGCTTTAGGATCAAGGCAAGTGGAGCCATGACGGAGGAGGATGCCGATGAGGTCAACCGTGTACTAATGGAGAATCTGAACAAGACTGGCAAGGCATATCTTGCGCATACGGTGGTTGGTGATAAGTTTGTGCTTCGGTTCGCCGTTGGGTCGTCGCTGCAAGAGGAGGGACATGTGAGAAGTGTCTGGGACCTCATCAAGAAGACCACGAGCAGTATCATGAATTAA